Proteins from a genomic interval of Vreelandella profundi:
- a CDS encoding cell division protein ZipA C-terminal FtsZ-binding domain-containing protein: protein MELREWLIILGLALVSLIVIDGVRRLQRQRRVPRLDQAEKDLSASQLEDPDDAAKAAEINWELPNGGARVVKPADYSGLGSKPKLERQEHPGASRVLAEFRRSATAKVAKRKAEKAEKAEALAFAKASPAAPQVNIADTAPEHERREPSVSFTAPQAAQSASASIADSSAATETPVSAQTPPVQASAPELAVSEAMAPEVATTPAAASISASESVEAPVQPERENVLRAEPEDAAFAKHASSDAAPKRRKLRSDTVGEHDELDDDQVDEYRLVDFEGMGRSFKRRLIERRLERQRKKAEKAICDKALAKQKAERKALEAEQRREAKEAADAERARLAQEQAQAREVAASAAAADRLVAQQRIAEEEERRETERYSESYSNSHSDSHSDRHAAYEDGYDHADERGEYASDDSFDDRGASERESNQRVRVHPTLEKALRHDVNGEHAKETLSGAEEVVVISVLSRDPEGFDGSKLLELMMVCGLRYSSGMGIFHRFETESEDSELQFSMVNVVKPGTFPIQEMGEFMTPGVTLLMPLPGAVDSSAAFEAMVETAMVLVRHMGGELKDENRSVMTAQTIEFARQRVREFERRHRLHRHMQAR from the coding sequence ATGGAACTAAGAGAGTGGCTAATTATTTTAGGGCTGGCGTTGGTATCGCTCATCGTTATAGACGGTGTGCGAAGACTTCAACGACAGCGTCGTGTACCCCGCCTTGACCAGGCAGAGAAGGATCTTTCAGCTAGTCAGCTAGAAGACCCCGATGATGCTGCTAAAGCAGCCGAGATAAATTGGGAGCTTCCTAACGGTGGCGCCCGCGTTGTTAAGCCTGCTGATTATAGCGGGTTAGGAAGTAAGCCAAAGTTAGAACGTCAAGAGCATCCTGGTGCCTCACGAGTGCTTGCTGAGTTTAGACGCTCAGCCACGGCTAAGGTCGCTAAGCGTAAAGCTGAAAAAGCCGAGAAAGCGGAAGCGCTAGCGTTTGCTAAAGCGTCGCCCGCAGCACCTCAGGTCAATATCGCTGACACTGCGCCTGAGCATGAGCGCCGCGAGCCCAGTGTTTCTTTTACTGCGCCGCAGGCTGCTCAATCAGCGTCTGCTTCTATTGCCGATTCATCCGCGGCTACCGAGACGCCAGTTTCTGCTCAGACACCCCCTGTTCAAGCATCGGCACCAGAACTGGCTGTTTCAGAAGCTATGGCGCCGGAAGTAGCAACGACGCCTGCTGCGGCTTCTATAAGCGCGAGTGAATCAGTCGAAGCTCCGGTGCAGCCTGAACGCGAGAACGTGCTGCGTGCCGAGCCTGAAGATGCCGCCTTTGCCAAACATGCCTCCAGCGACGCTGCACCAAAACGCCGCAAGCTGCGCTCTGACACCGTGGGCGAGCATGATGAGCTGGACGATGATCAGGTAGACGAATATCGTCTTGTTGATTTTGAAGGTATGGGCCGATCTTTTAAACGTCGTCTTATTGAGCGTCGTTTAGAGCGGCAGCGTAAAAAAGCCGAGAAAGCCATTTGCGATAAAGCGCTGGCAAAACAGAAGGCCGAGCGTAAGGCACTAGAAGCGGAGCAGCGTCGTGAGGCCAAAGAGGCCGCTGATGCTGAGCGTGCTCGACTGGCTCAAGAGCAGGCCCAGGCACGCGAAGTCGCTGCTAGCGCCGCAGCAGCCGATCGACTGGTGGCACAGCAGCGTATCGCTGAAGAGGAAGAGCGTCGCGAGACTGAGCGTTATTCCGAAAGCTATTCAAACAGCCATTCAGACAGCCATTCAGACCGTCATGCCGCCTATGAAGATGGCTATGACCACGCTGATGAGCGCGGAGAATACGCTAGCGACGATTCTTTTGATGACCGGGGCGCGAGCGAGCGAGAGTCCAACCAGCGGGTTCGCGTTCATCCCACCTTGGAAAAAGCCTTACGCCATGACGTTAATGGCGAACACGCGAAAGAAACGCTTTCTGGCGCTGAAGAAGTCGTGGTTATCAGCGTGCTTTCGCGTGATCCCGAAGGCTTTGATGGCAGCAAACTGCTTGAGCTCATGATGGTATGTGGTTTGCGCTACAGCAGTGGAATGGGTATTTTCCACCGCTTTGAGACTGAAAGCGAAGACAGCGAGCTACAGTTCTCGATGGTTAACGTTGTTAAGCCGGGCACTTTCCCCATTCAAGAAATGGGTGAATTTATGACCCCCGGCGTAACGCTGCTGATGCCGCTGCCCGGGGCTGTTGATAGCTCCGCTGCATTTGAGGCAATGGTCGAGACGGCCATGGTACTGGTTCGTCATATGGGCGGTGAGCTGAAGGATGAAAATCGCAGCGTTATGACCGCACAAACGATTGAATTTGCCCGCCAGCGTGTGCGTGAATTTGAACGCCGTCATCGACTGCATCGGCATATGCAAGCACGTTAA
- a CDS encoding DsbE family thiol:disulfide interchange protein, which translates to MKRRLLLLLLPLCFLGLALFFYKGLSLDPSQRDSALMARPFPSFEAVTLRDENQRVDQTLLEGEVTLVNVWGEWCPACKQEMPQLLELADHDVRMIGVNYRDIREKGLAFLNEFGDPFEANIFDPQGELGFDLGVYGAPETFLVDAKGVIRYHHKGYISPDDVRERILPEVEKWR; encoded by the coding sequence ATGAAACGAAGGCTACTGCTATTACTGCTGCCGCTGTGCTTTTTAGGCTTAGCGCTGTTCTTTTATAAAGGCTTGTCGCTGGATCCTTCGCAGCGCGACTCAGCGCTGATGGCGAGGCCGTTTCCAAGCTTTGAAGCAGTCACGCTGCGCGATGAAAATCAGCGCGTTGACCAAACGCTGCTGGAAGGCGAGGTAACGTTGGTGAACGTATGGGGCGAGTGGTGCCCCGCGTGCAAGCAAGAGATGCCGCAGCTTTTAGAGTTAGCGGATCACGACGTTCGCATGATAGGCGTCAACTACCGTGACATCCGCGAGAAAGGCTTAGCGTTTCTCAACGAATTTGGCGACCCGTTTGAAGCCAATATTTTTGATCCCCAGGGCGAGCTAGGCTTTGACCTTGGCGTTTACGGTGCGCCTGAAACGTTTCTTGTCGATGCCAAGGGCGTGATTCGCTATCACCACAAAGGTTATATATCGCCGGATGACGTGCGCGAACGGATTCTTCCGGAGGTGGAGAAATGGCGTTAA
- a CDS encoding cytochrome c-type biogenesis protein has translation MALIRVVAAMMIMIIASSAAAGGIELRQFDDPVMQARYYDLTAAMRCPLCENQAIGDSNAPIAADMRDRVYQLLQEGRSDIEIVDHMVQRFGEYILYNPRLENRTYLLWGLPIALVLLGALVVVLMVRARRNASAKALSAEERQRVEALVNRKRSS, from the coding sequence ATGGCGTTAATACGTGTCGTTGCAGCAATGATGATAATGATCATCGCCTCTAGTGCGGCGGCGGGTGGGATTGAACTGCGTCAATTTGACGACCCGGTGATGCAGGCGCGCTATTACGATTTAACCGCCGCCATGCGCTGCCCGCTGTGTGAAAATCAGGCCATCGGTGACTCTAACGCGCCGATTGCCGCAGACATGCGCGACCGCGTTTACCAATTGCTGCAAGAAGGCCGGTCGGATATCGAAATTGTTGATCATATGGTGCAACGGTTTGGCGAGTACATTCTGTACAATCCGCGCTTAGAGAACCGCACGTACCTGCTTTGGGGGTTGCCTATTGCGCTGGTACTGCTGGGGGCGCTGGTAGTGGTGCTGATGGTCCGCGCTCGCCGCAACGCCTCGGCCAAAGCGCTGAGCGCGGAAGAGCGTCAGCGTGTTGAGGCGCTGGTTAACCGTAAGAGGTCTTCATGA
- the ligA gene encoding NAD-dependent DNA ligase LigA yields MSQSDSQPREEINQLRAALDEANHRYYILDKPTLTDADYDRKLQRLQQLEASYPNLITSDSPTQRVGAAPADGFLSVAHAIPMLSLDNAFSREDIHTFAERVADRLECAADEIAFSCEPKLDGAAVSLVYEQGRLVSGATRGDGRSGEGITSNLRTLRSVPLKLLGSNVPALLEVRGEVIMRHTGFEALNERAREEGSKVFANPRNAAAGSLRQLDPRITAKRPLEFHAYQAVRLEPELGDATHSELMARLSTLGFRASAVLAVVKGPQAVADYCETLGEQRDSLGFDIDGVVIKVDDLRHQRELGFVARAPRWAVAFKFPAQEEVTTLNDVEFQVGRTGAITPVARLEPVSVAGVTVSNATLHNADEITRLDVMIGDTVSIRRAGDVIPQVVRVHTELRPADARAIIFPERCPVCDSQIERLEGEAVARCSGGLYCAAQRKEALKHFSSRKALDIDGLGEKLIVQLVDLDWVKTPADLFHLTVEKLQSLPRMGEKSATKLVGALENAKSTTLARFIYALGIREVGEATAANLANHFGTLETIQAAELAALEAVSDVGPIVAAHAHTFFRQPHNQETIAALRDAGITWQEAVVTQGPTPLEGQTWVLTGSLESMTRDEGKARLQALGAKVAGSVSKKTTCLVAGEAAGSKLTKAEQMGVDVIDEATFIERLAEWEQR; encoded by the coding sequence ATGAGTCAGTCTGATTCTCAGCCACGAGAAGAGATAAACCAACTGCGTGCCGCCTTGGATGAGGCCAATCATCGTTACTACATCCTGGATAAACCGACGCTGACGGATGCTGACTACGACCGCAAGCTGCAGCGTTTACAGCAGCTAGAAGCCAGTTATCCAAACTTAATCACCAGCGATTCGCCGACCCAGCGAGTTGGCGCGGCCCCCGCGGACGGTTTTTTATCGGTAGCGCATGCGATTCCCATGCTGTCGTTGGATAACGCCTTTAGCCGCGAAGATATTCACACCTTTGCCGAGCGTGTGGCTGATCGCCTGGAATGCGCTGCCGATGAGATTGCCTTTAGCTGCGAGCCTAAGCTTGACGGCGCTGCCGTGTCGCTCGTTTACGAGCAAGGCAGGTTAGTGAGCGGTGCGACGCGAGGCGATGGCCGCAGCGGTGAAGGCATTACCTCTAATCTGCGCACGCTGCGCTCGGTGCCGCTTAAGCTGCTGGGCAGCAACGTGCCTGCGCTGCTGGAAGTACGCGGCGAGGTGATTATGCGCCATACGGGCTTTGAAGCGCTTAACGAGCGCGCGCGCGAAGAGGGCAGCAAAGTATTTGCTAACCCTCGCAATGCCGCTGCCGGCAGCTTACGCCAGCTAGACCCGCGGATTACCGCGAAACGTCCGCTAGAGTTTCACGCCTATCAAGCCGTGCGTTTAGAGCCTGAGCTAGGTGATGCCACTCATAGTGAGCTAATGGCACGCCTATCCACATTAGGATTTCGCGCAAGCGCCGTGTTAGCCGTCGTCAAAGGTCCGCAGGCGGTCGCCGACTACTGTGAGACGCTAGGCGAGCAGCGAGATAGTCTCGGTTTTGATATCGACGGCGTAGTGATTAAGGTTGATGACCTGCGCCATCAGCGTGAGCTGGGCTTTGTCGCCCGCGCGCCGCGCTGGGCGGTAGCGTTTAAGTTTCCAGCCCAAGAAGAAGTCACCACGCTCAACGATGTGGAGTTTCAGGTGGGGCGTACCGGGGCAATCACGCCCGTCGCGCGGCTAGAACCTGTTAGCGTGGCGGGCGTGACGGTATCGAATGCAACGCTGCATAACGCTGATGAAATCACCCGCTTAGACGTGATGATCGGTGACACGGTGTCGATTCGCCGCGCTGGTGATGTGATTCCCCAGGTGGTGAGAGTACATACTGAGCTGCGGCCGGCGGACGCTAGAGCCATTATCTTTCCTGAGCGCTGCCCGGTGTGCGATTCACAAATTGAGCGACTTGAAGGTGAGGCCGTGGCGCGCTGCTCGGGCGGTCTCTACTGCGCTGCGCAGCGTAAAGAGGCGCTGAAGCACTTTTCCAGCCGTAAAGCGCTGGATATTGATGGCTTAGGTGAAAAGCTAATTGTGCAGCTGGTGGATCTTGACTGGGTCAAAACCCCGGCGGATCTGTTTCACTTAACCGTTGAAAAGCTGCAAAGCCTGCCGCGCATGGGCGAAAAATCCGCTACCAAACTGGTCGGCGCGCTTGAAAACGCTAAGTCGACCACGCTTGCGCGTTTTATTTATGCGCTGGGTATTCGCGAAGTAGGCGAAGCAACGGCGGCTAACCTAGCCAACCATTTCGGTACGCTTGAAACCATTCAGGCGGCAGAGCTGGCGGCGCTGGAAGCCGTGAGCGATGTTGGCCCCATTGTTGCCGCCCATGCGCATACTTTTTTTCGTCAGCCCCATAACCAGGAAACTATTGCAGCGCTGCGCGACGCCGGTATTACGTGGCAAGAGGCGGTCGTCACCCAAGGCCCTACGCCGCTGGAAGGTCAAACCTGGGTACTCACCGGCTCGCTGGAAAGCATGACCCGCGATGAGGGTAAGGCGCGCTTACAGGCCCTAGGGGCCAAGGTGGCGGGCAGTGTTTCGAAAAAAACCACGTGCCTGGTGGCGGGCGAAGCCGCAGGCAGCAAACTGACGAAAGCCGAACAGATGGGCGTTGACGTCATCGATGAGGCTACTTTTATTGAACGCTTGGCAGAGTGGGAGCAGCGCTAA
- a CDS encoding YheU family protein, producing the protein MGRFIEVPARMLPEETLKALLEAFVTRQGYDTTDTTGEGMHGWVAELKKQLARNELIIAHDLELEMTEVMTLAQWRSFGRDVADDEEEGDY; encoded by the coding sequence ATGGGCCGATTTATTGAAGTACCCGCACGAATGCTGCCAGAAGAAACCTTGAAAGCGCTGTTGGAGGCCTTCGTTACCCGCCAGGGCTACGATACCACCGACACGACAGGCGAGGGCATGCACGGTTGGGTAGCCGAACTGAAAAAACAGCTGGCGCGCAATGAGCTGATCATTGCGCATGATCTGGAGCTAGAGATGACTGAAGTCATGACCCTAGCTCAATGGCGCTCCTTTGGCCGCGACGTGGCCGATGATGAAGAGGAAGGCGACTACTGA
- a CDS encoding mandelate racemase/muconate lactonizing enzyme family protein: MRIVEIREKTVSIASPIANAYIDFSKMTCSVVAVVTDVIRDGKPVIGYGFNSNGRYGQGALMRDRFLDRISEADPESLIDQENNNLDPFAIWKTLMTNEKPGGHGERSVAVGTIDMAVWDAVAKIEGKPLYKLLADRYRNGVADDKVWVYAAGGYYYPGKDHSKLQDEMRSYLDRGYNVVKMKIGAASLEEDLRRIEAVIKVVGDGSRVAVDANGRFDQATAIAYAEALKPYNLFWYEEAGDPLDYALQAELANHYDLPMATGENLFSHQDARNLLRHGGMRPDRDFVQFDCALSYGLVEYMRTLKVMEDLGWSSRRVVPHGGHQMSLNIAAGLHLGGNESYPDVFQPFGGFADGIQVENGYVGLPDIPGVGFEAKSKLYAVMRELGEG; the protein is encoded by the coding sequence ATGCGCATCGTTGAAATCCGCGAAAAAACCGTTTCCATTGCCTCGCCCATCGCCAATGCTTATATCGATTTCTCCAAGATGACCTGTTCTGTGGTCGCCGTCGTGACCGACGTAATACGCGACGGTAAGCCTGTGATTGGCTATGGGTTTAACTCCAATGGACGTTATGGCCAGGGTGCGCTGATGCGCGACCGTTTTTTGGATCGCATCAGCGAAGCTGACCCAGAAAGCCTTATCGATCAAGAGAATAACAACCTTGATCCGTTTGCTATCTGGAAAACCTTAATGACCAACGAAAAGCCCGGCGGCCACGGCGAGCGCTCGGTTGCGGTAGGCACAATCGACATGGCCGTTTGGGACGCTGTGGCTAAAATAGAAGGCAAACCACTCTATAAGCTGTTGGCCGACCGTTACCGCAACGGTGTCGCCGACGATAAAGTGTGGGTATACGCGGCGGGCGGTTATTACTATCCCGGCAAAGACCACAGTAAACTGCAAGATGAAATGCGCAGCTATTTAGACCGCGGTTATAACGTAGTCAAAATGAAGATTGGCGCGGCGTCGCTTGAAGAAGATTTACGCCGCATTGAGGCGGTCATTAAGGTTGTAGGTGACGGCAGCCGCGTCGCCGTTGATGCTAACGGCCGCTTTGATCAAGCCACCGCTATCGCCTATGCCGAAGCGCTAAAGCCTTACAATCTATTTTGGTATGAAGAAGCTGGCGACCCGCTTGACTACGCCCTTCAGGCAGAGCTTGCTAATCATTACGACCTGCCTATGGCGACCGGCGAAAACCTGTTCTCGCATCAAGATGCGCGCAACTTGTTACGCCATGGCGGCATGCGCCCTGACCGCGACTTTGTTCAGTTTGACTGCGCACTCTCTTACGGCTTAGTTGAATACATGCGCACGCTGAAGGTAATGGAAGACCTGGGCTGGTCATCGCGCCGCGTCGTTCCCCATGGAGGCCACCAGATGTCGTTGAACATTGCGGCCGGCCTGCATTTAGGTGGCAACGAGTCGTATCCGGATGTTTTTCAACCCTTTGGTGGTTTCGCTGACGGCATTCAAGTGGAAAATGGCTATGTTGGCCTGCCGGATATTCCAGGCGTAGGCTTTGAAGCGAAGTCCAAACTGTACGCGGTCATGCGTGAACTGGGTGAGGGCTAA
- the smc gene encoding chromosome segregation protein SMC → MRLTSIRLVGFKSFVDPVTVPFDGNMTAIVGPNGCGKSNIIDAVRWVMGESSAKTLRGESMADVIFNGSTGRKPISQASIELKFDNSDGSMGGVYAQYAEIVVRRLVTRDGQSNYFFNGQKCRRRDIADLFMGTGLGPRSYAIIGQGMISRLIEARPDDLRSTLEEAAGISKYKERRRETENRMRRTQENLERLDDIREELDKQLDRLKRQAEAAKRYQELKQLEYRLKGELALLRGRTLRVEQSHQESRVRELEIAVEKDVFGVRQCETRLEQAREQHDELSEVLDRHQQQFFETTTRIARLEQDQAHRRSREAQLASDIATARGELDEQRCVSEGDQLRLAAIDERFDDLQPEHDALEEQLERLEQSLADASPALEAVEHQWADAETRWRDASRDAERSQDQLRDLEQRIQRLQAENQRRRQQRSEVADLTELRDEHALCHAQLADAQQQADDFHAGRDQWQQRYSDAKAAYQQAVQSRDQQRAALSQQQGELASLQALMDAALADHDPEIGARLEALGLEQAPQLGEVLQVTPGWEALTSWLLAPWLNARLVASHQLAALPDALATDWCLIDQASPAPSTAGQRLDSLVKGAGALSEWLASIHYTETAGEAQQQVAHLAPGESVVSRDGVWLGRGWLHQQANGEGIDGLLLIRRRYVELNERRESEEEALALAEEQCEAASEAIEALDQARDQQAEQERSHAASLQQLAVKERSLAQRLEHLAGRATELDEELAQLQEDEAELVLTLDEQRARWNEAMAQLESTAEGREQASEQRRFLREQRDQLTQQHSPLKAQQQALALERERLNAERASLRSQQSRSSDSEERLSLRIAELEESREMLIEPDELAGEELEELLHQREQQEGRLNATRQQAQALAEQLRNDELARQQHERNLEQSREQLQQRRMDVQALALKAATQDEQLAELGHNAETLAEQLPQEATETSWQERLESTTDKIRRLGAINLAAIEEYDQQAERRNYLEAQHAELTEALETLERAIKRIDQETRIRFRETFDQVNAGLQVLFPRVFGGGAAWLTLTGDDLLETGVAIMARPPGKKNSTIHLLSGGEKALTALSLVFAIFQLNPAPFCMLDEVDAPLDDANVGRYARLVKEMSENVQFIYITHNKIAMEAAERLMGVTMQEPGVSRLVSVGIEEAAALVD, encoded by the coding sequence ATGCGCTTAACCTCAATACGTTTGGTCGGCTTTAAGTCCTTTGTGGATCCCGTGACGGTGCCTTTTGATGGCAATATGACCGCCATTGTGGGGCCCAACGGCTGTGGAAAATCCAACATTATTGACGCCGTGCGCTGGGTGATGGGCGAGTCTTCGGCAAAAACGCTGCGCGGCGAATCCATGGCCGACGTTATTTTTAACGGCTCGACCGGCCGTAAACCGATCAGCCAAGCGTCTATAGAGCTCAAGTTCGACAATAGCGACGGCAGTATGGGCGGCGTTTATGCGCAGTATGCCGAAATCGTCGTTAGGCGCTTAGTGACGCGGGATGGGCAATCCAATTACTTCTTCAACGGCCAGAAGTGCCGCCGCCGTGATATCGCTGACCTGTTCATGGGGACAGGTTTAGGACCGCGCTCCTACGCCATTATTGGGCAAGGAATGATTTCGCGGCTGATTGAAGCTCGCCCCGACGATCTGCGCTCGACGCTAGAAGAAGCTGCGGGCATCTCCAAGTACAAAGAGCGCCGCCGGGAAACCGAAAACCGCATGCGGCGGACCCAGGAAAATTTGGAGCGTCTTGACGATATTCGCGAAGAGCTGGATAAGCAGCTCGATCGCCTTAAGCGTCAGGCCGAAGCCGCCAAACGTTATCAAGAGCTAAAGCAGCTGGAGTATCGCCTCAAAGGTGAGCTTGCGCTATTGCGCGGTCGAACCCTGCGCGTCGAACAGTCACATCAAGAAAGTCGCGTTCGCGAGCTGGAGATCGCCGTTGAGAAAGACGTCTTTGGCGTTCGCCAATGCGAAACACGACTGGAACAAGCCCGCGAGCAGCATGACGAGCTGTCCGAAGTGCTTGATCGTCATCAGCAGCAGTTCTTTGAAACCACTACGCGCATTGCACGGCTGGAGCAAGATCAGGCGCATCGCCGCAGCCGTGAAGCGCAGCTGGCTAGCGATATCGCCACCGCCCGCGGTGAGTTAGACGAGCAGCGGTGCGTTAGCGAAGGTGATCAGCTTCGCTTAGCCGCGATTGATGAACGCTTTGACGACTTGCAGCCCGAACACGACGCGTTGGAAGAGCAGCTTGAACGCCTTGAGCAATCGCTGGCCGATGCCTCTCCAGCGCTGGAAGCGGTCGAGCACCAGTGGGCCGACGCTGAAACGCGCTGGCGCGACGCCAGCCGCGATGCTGAGCGAAGCCAGGATCAACTGCGGGACTTAGAACAACGGATTCAGCGCTTGCAGGCTGAAAATCAGCGCCGCCGTCAGCAGCGTAGCGAGGTGGCTGATCTCACCGAGCTGCGCGATGAGCACGCTTTGTGCCACGCGCAGTTAGCGGATGCTCAGCAGCAGGCCGACGACTTTCACGCCGGTCGCGACCAGTGGCAGCAGCGCTACAGCGATGCTAAAGCAGCGTATCAGCAGGCCGTACAGTCACGGGATCAACAGCGTGCCGCGTTAAGCCAGCAGCAGGGGGAACTTGCCTCGCTTCAAGCGCTGATGGATGCGGCCCTGGCGGATCATGACCCTGAGATTGGGGCTCGCCTGGAAGCGCTGGGTCTCGAACAGGCGCCTCAGCTGGGCGAGGTGCTTCAAGTGACACCCGGTTGGGAAGCGCTTACTTCTTGGCTTCTCGCGCCGTGGCTTAATGCTCGCCTGGTCGCTAGCCATCAGCTCGCCGCTTTGCCTGATGCGCTGGCTACCGACTGGTGTTTGATTGATCAAGCGTCGCCAGCACCATCAACCGCGGGCCAGCGGCTGGATAGCCTAGTAAAAGGCGCGGGGGCGCTGAGTGAATGGTTAGCAAGTATTCACTACACGGAAACGGCTGGCGAGGCGCAGCAGCAGGTCGCGCACCTAGCACCCGGCGAAAGCGTGGTGAGCCGCGACGGCGTTTGGCTAGGCCGGGGCTGGTTGCATCAACAGGCCAACGGCGAGGGTATTGATGGATTGCTGCTTATCCGTCGACGCTACGTTGAACTCAATGAGCGTCGTGAGAGCGAAGAAGAAGCGCTAGCGCTGGCCGAAGAGCAGTGTGAAGCCGCCAGTGAGGCTATTGAGGCGCTGGATCAGGCTCGCGATCAGCAGGCTGAGCAGGAGCGCAGCCACGCCGCTAGCCTACAGCAGCTGGCGGTGAAAGAGCGTAGCCTCGCTCAGCGTCTTGAGCATTTAGCCGGCCGTGCGACAGAGCTGGATGAAGAACTTGCCCAGCTGCAAGAGGATGAGGCGGAGTTAGTACTTACCTTAGATGAGCAGCGCGCACGCTGGAACGAGGCGATGGCGCAGCTGGAAAGCACCGCAGAAGGACGCGAGCAGGCCTCGGAACAGCGCCGCTTTTTGCGCGAGCAGCGTGACCAGCTGACCCAGCAGCATTCGCCGCTTAAAGCGCAGCAGCAGGCGCTGGCGCTTGAGCGCGAACGCTTAAATGCCGAGCGCGCTAGCCTGCGCTCGCAGCAGTCGCGCTCCAGTGACTCTGAAGAACGCCTATCGCTGCGCATTGCCGAGCTTGAAGAGTCCCGTGAAATGCTGATTGAGCCCGATGAGCTGGCGGGCGAAGAGCTTGAAGAGCTGCTGCATCAGCGTGAGCAGCAGGAAGGGCGCTTAAACGCGACCCGCCAGCAGGCTCAAGCGCTGGCAGAACAGCTGCGCAATGATGAGCTTGCCCGCCAGCAGCATGAGCGCAATCTAGAGCAGAGCCGCGAACAGCTACAGCAGCGTCGCATGGACGTGCAGGCGCTGGCATTGAAAGCCGCCACTCAAGATGAGCAACTGGCAGAATTAGGCCATAACGCTGAAACGCTTGCCGAACAGCTGCCTCAGGAGGCCACTGAAACGAGCTGGCAAGAACGTCTGGAAAGTACCACCGATAAGATACGCCGCTTAGGGGCAATCAACCTTGCCGCTATTGAAGAGTACGACCAGCAGGCTGAGCGACGTAATTATTTAGAGGCACAGCACGCTGAGCTTACCGAGGCGCTGGAAACGTTAGAAAGAGCGATTAAGCGCATTGATCAAGAAACGCGCATACGCTTTCGGGAGACCTTTGATCAGGTTAATGCCGGGCTGCAAGTTTTGTTTCCGCGCGTGTTTGGCGGCGGTGCGGCATGGTTAACGCTGACGGGCGATGATTTGTTGGAAACGGGGGTAGCGATCATGGCTCGCCCGCCGGGCAAGAAAAACAGCACCATTCATCTGCTATCAGGCGGAGAAAAAGCGCTGACGGCGTTGTCGCTGGTGTTTGCGATCTTCCAGCTTAATCCCGCGCCTTTTTGTATGCTAGATGAAGTGGATGCGCCGCTGGATGACGCTAACGTTGGGCGTTACGCCAGGCTGGTGAAAGAGATGTCTGAAAACGTTCAGTTTATTTACATCACTCACAACAAAATTGCCATGGAGGCCGCCGAGCGCTTGATGGGGGTGACCATGCAAGAGCCCGGCGTCTCGAGACTAGTCTCGGTAGGTATTGAAGAGGCGGCCGCGCTGGTTGATTAA
- a CDS encoding LysR family transcriptional regulator: protein MELVWLEDFIALAEQGSFVRAADARHITQPAFSRRIRSLEQWMGVSLFVRTPQGTTLTEAGRHILTDASEATSRLYRLRTEAQEVAGHMAKTLPFAATHSLSFTFFPRWIRQVDNGAPIEAIRLHSDSMAGCEKLLVHGDVPFLLCHRHPAVPSPLAPGLFISKQVGEDTLVALMSPSVSQEIPSHQLPYLAYTEASGLGRIVAHRLYGKAAVLALKPQFSSHLAAVLMSMALEGKGVAWLPKSLAEQEVGDGRLVRALDESWDVTLQIHLTRPVAPLSAAAEVFWNKL from the coding sequence ATGGAACTTGTTTGGCTTGAAGATTTCATCGCCCTAGCGGAGCAAGGCAGTTTCGTACGCGCTGCAGACGCTCGCCATATTACCCAGCCAGCGTTTAGCCGCAGGATACGTTCACTTGAGCAGTGGATGGGGGTGAGCCTATTTGTGCGAACGCCGCAAGGCACCACGCTGACGGAAGCCGGGCGGCATATCTTAACCGACGCGTCTGAAGCCACGAGCCGTCTTTATCGGCTGCGCACCGAGGCGCAGGAAGTGGCTGGGCATATGGCCAAAACGCTTCCGTTTGCCGCGACTCACTCGCTTTCGTTTACGTTTTTCCCGCGCTGGATTCGCCAAGTGGATAACGGTGCTCCGATTGAGGCCATTCGTCTTCATTCCGATAGCATGGCAGGGTGTGAAAAATTACTGGTGCATGGGGACGTGCCTTTTTTGCTCTGCCACCGACACCCTGCCGTGCCTTCACCCTTGGCACCGGGGCTGTTTATTAGCAAACAGGTGGGGGAAGACACCCTGGTTGCGTTGATGAGTCCTAGCGTAAGTCAAGAAATTCCCTCTCATCAGCTGCCTTATTTGGCTTACACCGAAGCATCGGGCCTGGGGCGTATTGTGGCCCATCGTTTATATGGCAAAGCCGCGGTTTTGGCGCTTAAGCCACAGTTTAGTAGCCACTTAGCCGCGGTATTAATGTCCATGGCGCTGGAGGGAAAGGGAGTGGCATGGTTACCAAAAAGCCTTGCAGAGCAAGAGGTTGGCGATGGGCGCTTAGTCCGTGCGTTGGATGAAAGTTGGGATGTTACGTTACAAATACATCTTACCCGCCCTGTTGCGCCATTAAGTGCGGCTGCTGAAGTATTTTGGAATAAGCTGTAA